From a single Bacteroidia bacterium genomic region:
- a CDS encoding PKD domain-containing protein: MAAQQITNTNLQQFSVSTTTADKPQSKVWTYNGDWYCVMANTSGTKVWKLNGTSWSSVVTLTTSNDLHADVKVVGNLVHILLFDDLDDNVYIQTLEFNNSTQTYQPWSVKPAATLIDLGSGGGRKTETATMDIDSQGKMWLCYERSGVVYVRWSNAPYSSWSSTIQIVSGIHQRDIAGIVAFTDNQGSKIGVAWSDHNTERFGFRYHLDTNSPTTWSSNEIPGNANALNVGIGMADDHINLATTTDGNLYMAAKTSYDQKGYATLILLNRKPNQTWGYHEVEFDDQGTKPVVVANEAANKLIIAYAYPSNNAGDMVYKIASLDSLDNFAAANRNIIIDRDGSVVDMASSMKDTWSDELVIMGYHPTTGTVRSTLLQIANNSDNTPPSVVLNLAYTGRTTSSVSLQWSPSTDNTAVTGYKIYLDGSLRDSTTGTTFTVSGLNPATPYDFQVTALDAAGNQSALSSILTVSTLNLPNVAPVAALSSDITSGIVPVTVNFDASTSTDSDGVITSYIWNFGDGNSASGVTASHTYTTSGNYHVVLTVTDDSSATDTASINISATPKVAQTITFGPLANKQTADAAFVVSATASSGLPVSFSVVSGPATMSGNSVTLTGVTGTVVIRASQAGNGTYASATDVDQSFDVLDNTSPAVVVNLTSTGRTISSVSLQWNPSTDNTAVTGYKIYLDGSLRDSTTGTTFTVSGLNPATPYDFQVTALDAAGNQSALSSILTVSTLNLPNVAPVAALSSDITSGIVPVTVNFDASTSTDSDGVITSYIWNFGDGNSASGVTASHTYTTSGNYHVVLTVTDDSSATDTASIAISVLEKTAQSITFDPLAAKISNDDPFTVAASASSGLPVSFSVVSGPATISGDTVSLTGVAGTVVIRASQAGDATFAPAADVDQSFVVTEYVPPVFNVAPVAALSSDITSGIVPVTVNFDASTSTDSDGLIAAYSWDFGDGNSATGITASHTYTTSGNYLVVLTVTDDSSATDTASIAISVLEKTAQSITFDPLAAKISNDDPFTVAASASSGLPVSFSVVSGPATISGDTVSLTGVAGTVVIRASQAGDATFAPAADVDQSFVVTEYVPPVFNVAPVAALSSDITSGIVPVTVNFDASTSTDSDGLIAAYSWDFGDGNSATGVTASHTYTTSGNYLVVLTVTDDSSATDTASIAISVLEKTAQSITFDPLAAKISNDDPFTVAAFASSGLPVSFSVVSGPATMSGDTVSLTGVAGTVVIRASQAGDATFAPAADVNQSFVVTEYVPPVFNVAPVAALSSDITSGIVPVTVNFDASASTDSDGVIAAYSWDFGDGNSATGITASHTYTTSGNYLVVLTVTDDSSATDTASIAISVLEKTAQSITFDPLAAKISNDDPFTVAASASSGLPVSFSVVSGPATISGDTVSLTGVAGTVVIRASQAGDATFAPAADVDQSFVVTEYVPPVFNVAPVAALSSDITSGIVPVTVNFDASTSTDSDGVIAAYSWDFGDGNSATGVTASHTYTTSGNYLVVLTVTDDSSATDTASITISVLEKTAQSITFDPLAAKISNDDPFTVAASASSGLPVSFSVVSGPATISGDTVSLTGVAGTVVIRASQAGDATFAPAADVDQSFVVTEYVPPVFNVAPVAALSSDITSGIVPVTVNFDASPSTDSDGVITSYIWNFGDGNSASGVTASHTYTTSGNYHVVLTVTDDSSATDTASIVISVLEKTAQSITFDPLAAKISNDDPFTVAASASSGLPVSFSVVSGPATISGDTVSLTGVAGTVVIRASQAGDATFAPAADVDQSFVVTEYVPPVPNVAPTAALASDIAGGIAPITVNFDGSASFDTDGVVVSYSWDFGDGNVATGSTASHSYTNAGNYLVVLTVTDDSSATDTDSITIVTTNKQTQTITFAPLADKQTTDGAFTVNAAATSGLAVSFSVVSGPATIIGNTVTLTGTAGTVTLRASQGGDATYFPAADVDQSFDVLAPSGPTVVMVQISNSSDDAEQRYSTTKVDIISPDLELGFEGPNAQLNGIRFSGLNIPQGSTILNAYVQFTVDEVKKGAISLNIKGEASDDSSPFQSTNLNVSNRPTTSANVPWAPVNWTVIGEQGVDQRTPDISTIVQEIVNRPGWTTSSALSILIDGTGTRTAVSYDGAVTNEAPILYVEYQPSNGASARKAALQETLSPTQELVLYPNPFQDEFFIKAEIDGVEYISISIINSLGQIVHEENNLSVRKPVRVQPHLTEGIYSVIIKTSNGQVRSILSVKN; the protein is encoded by the coding sequence TTGGCCGCTCAACAAATTACCAATACAAACCTCCAGCAGTTTTCAGTATCGACGACTACGGCCGATAAGCCTCAGTCGAAAGTATGGACCTACAATGGGGATTGGTACTGTGTAATGGCTAACACATCGGGAACCAAGGTATGGAAACTCAATGGCACGTCATGGAGTTCTGTAGTAACCTTAACAACCAGCAACGACCTGCATGCAGATGTGAAGGTTGTGGGCAATCTCGTACATATCCTTCTTTTCGACGATTTGGATGACAACGTTTATATCCAGACGCTGGAATTCAACAACAGCACACAAACTTACCAGCCCTGGTCGGTTAAACCTGCGGCCACGCTGATAGATCTTGGCTCAGGTGGCGGTCGCAAAACAGAAACTGCCACAATGGATATTGACTCACAGGGTAAAATGTGGCTTTGTTATGAGCGCAGTGGTGTTGTCTATGTCCGTTGGAGCAATGCGCCTTACAGCAGCTGGAGCAGTACAATCCAGATTGTCAGCGGAATTCACCAAAGAGACATCGCAGGGATCGTAGCATTTACAGATAACCAGGGAAGTAAAATTGGTGTTGCCTGGTCTGATCATAATACCGAAAGATTTGGCTTCAGATATCACCTTGATACAAACTCACCTACGACCTGGTCTTCCAATGAAATTCCGGGAAATGCCAATGCGCTTAATGTTGGTATCGGTATGGCCGATGACCATATCAATCTCGCCACTACTACGGATGGGAACCTGTATATGGCGGCAAAAACTTCTTATGACCAAAAAGGGTATGCCACGCTGATCCTGCTTAACAGAAAACCCAACCAAACCTGGGGGTATCATGAAGTAGAATTTGATGATCAAGGAACTAAACCTGTTGTTGTCGCCAATGAAGCTGCAAACAAGCTTATCATTGCTTATGCATACCCCAGCAATAACGCAGGGGATATGGTTTATAAAATAGCGTCTCTCGACTCCCTGGACAATTTTGCAGCTGCCAATAGAAATATTATCATTGATCGCGACGGCTCTGTTGTAGATATGGCTTCCAGTATGAAGGATACCTGGTCAGATGAACTGGTTATCATGGGTTACCATCCTACTACCGGAACTGTACGCAGTACTTTGCTTCAAATAGCAAACAATTCTGACAATACGCCTCCTTCCGTTGTCCTGAATCTCGCTTACACTGGTCGCACAACTTCTTCGGTCAGCCTTCAATGGAGTCCTTCCACCGATAATACTGCTGTTACCGGCTACAAAATATACCTGGATGGAAGCCTTCGGGACTCAACCACCGGTACAACTTTTACCGTATCCGGACTTAATCCGGCAACGCCGTATGACTTCCAGGTTACAGCTTTGGATGCCGCAGGCAACCAGTCTGCACTCAGCTCAATTCTTACTGTCAGCACGCTGAATCTTCCCAATGTCGCTCCTGTTGCGGCCCTGTCTTCGGATATCACCAGCGGCATTGTGCCCGTTACTGTGAATTTTGACGCTTCGACCTCTACCGATTCTGATGGAGTCATCACATCCTATATCTGGAATTTTGGCGATGGCAATTCTGCAAGCGGTGTAACCGCCAGTCATACTTATACAACTTCCGGCAATTATCATGTTGTGCTGACCGTTACCGACGACAGCAGCGCGACCGATACCGCCAGCATCAATATTTCCGCAACACCTAAAGTTGCACAGACCATTACTTTCGGCCCCCTGGCAAATAAGCAAACGGCTGACGCTGCATTTGTAGTAAGTGCAACCGCTTCTTCCGGGCTGCCAGTCAGTTTCAGTGTGGTTTCCGGTCCGGCGACCATGAGCGGAAACTCCGTTACCCTCACCGGCGTTACCGGAACCGTTGTTATCCGTGCCAGCCAGGCAGGAAATGGAACATATGCCTCGGCTACAGATGTTGATCAAAGTTTTGATGTACTGGATAATACTTCACCCGCTGTTGTGGTAAACCTCACATCCACTGGTCGTACAATTTCTTCTGTCAGCCTTCAGTGGAATCCGTCCACCGATAATACTGCTGTTACCGGCTACAAAATATACCTGGATGGAAGCCTTCGGGACTCAACCACCGGTACAACTTTTACCGTATCCGGACTTAATCCGGCAACGCCGTATGACTTCCAGGTTACAGCTTTGGATGCCGCAGGCAACCAGTCTGCACTCAGCTCAATTCTTACTGTCAGCACGCTGAATCTTCCCAATGTCGCTCCTGTTGCGGCCCTGTCTTCGGATATCACCAGCGGCATTGTGCCCGTTACTGTGAATTTTGACGCTTCGACCTCTACCGATTCTGATGGAGTCATCACATCCTATATCTGGAATTTTGGCGATGGCAATTCTGCAAGCGGTGTAACCGCCAGTCATACTTATACAACTTCCGGCAATTATCATGTTGTGCTGACCGTTACCGACGACAGCAGCGCGACCGATACCGCCAGCATCGCCATTTCTGTTTTGGAGAAAACTGCGCAGTCCATCACTTTTGATCCTCTCGCAGCCAAAATCAGCAATGACGATCCGTTTACCGTAGCGGCTTCTGCTTCTTCCGGACTGCCAGTCAGCTTCAGCGTAGTTTCTGGTCCGGCGACCATAAGCGGTGATACCGTTTCCCTCACCGGCGTGGCTGGAACTGTGGTCATCCGCGCCAGCCAGGCGGGAGATGCCACTTTTGCACCCGCTGCTGATGTCGATCAGAGTTTTGTGGTTACAGAATATGTGCCCCCGGTTTTTAATGTCGCTCCTGTTGCGGCCCTGTCTTCCGATATCACCAGCGGCATTGTGCCCGTTACCGTGAATTTCGACGCTTCGACCTCTACCGATTCTGATGGACTCATCGCGGCTTACAGCTGGGACTTCGGGGATGGCAATTCTGCCACCGGCATAACCGCCAGCCATACTTATACAACTTCGGGCAATTATCTCGTCGTGCTGACCGTTACCGACGACAGCAGCGCGACCGATACCGCCAGCATCGCCATTTCTGTTTTGGAGAAAACTGCGCAGTCCATCACTTTTGATCCTCTCGCAGCCAAAATCAGCAATGACGATCCGTTTACCGTAGCGGCTTCCGCTTCTTCCGGACTGCCAGTCAGCTTCAGCGTAGTTTCTGGTCCGGCTACCATAAGCGGTGATACCGTTTCCCTCACCGGCGTGGCTGGAACTGTGGTCATCCGCGCCAGCCAGGCGGGAGATGCCACTTTTGCACCCGCTGCCGATGTCGATCAGAGTTTTGTGGTTACAGAATATGTGCCCCCGGTTTTTAATGTCGCTCCTGTTGCGGCCCTGTCTTCCGATATCACCAGCGGCATTGTGCCCGTTACCGTGAATTTTGATGCTTCGACCTCTACCGATTCTGATGGACTCATCGCGGCTTACAGCTGGGACTTCGGGGATGGCAATTCTGCCACCGGCGTAACCGCCAGTCATACTTATACAACTTCCGGCAATTATCTCGTCGTGCTGACCGTTACCGACGACAGCAGCGCAACCGATACCGCCAGCATCGCCATTTCTGTTTTGGAGAAAACTGCGCAGTCCATCACTTTTGATCCTCTCGCAGCCAAAATCAGCAATGACGATCCGTTTACCGTAGCGGCTTTCGCTTCTTCCGGACTGCCAGTCAGCTTCAGCGTAGTTTCTGGTCCTGCGACCATGAGCGGTGATACCGTTTCCCTCACCGGCGTGGCTGGAACTGTGGTCATCCGCGCCAGCCAGGCGGGAGATGCCACTTTTGCACCCGCTGCCGATGTCAATCAGAGTTTTGTGGTTACAGAATATGTACCCCCGGTTTTTAATGTCGCTCCTGTTGCGGCCCTGTCTTCTGATATCACCAGCGGCATTGTGCCCGTTACTGTGAATTTTGACGCTTCGGCTTCTACCGATTCTGATGGAGTCATCGCGGCTTACAGCTGGGACTTCGGAGATGGCAATTCTGCCACAGGCATAACCGCCAGTCATACTTATACAACTTCCGGCAATTATCTCGTCGTGCTGACCGTTACCGACGACAGCAGCGCAACGGATACCGCCAGTATCGCCATTTCTGTTTTGGAGAAAACTGCGCAGTCCATCACTTTTGATCCTCTCGCAGCCAAAATCAGCAATGACGATCCGTTTACCGTAGCGGCTTCCGCTTCTTCCGGACTGCCAGTCAGCTTCAGCGTAGTTTCTGGTCCGGCTACCATAAGCGGTGATACCGTTTCCCTCACCGGCGTGGCTGGAACTGTGGTCATCCGCGCCAGCCAGGCGGGAGATGCCACTTTTGCACCCGCTGCCGATGTCGATCAGAGTTTTGTGGTTACAGAATATGTACCCCCGGTTTTTAATGTCGCTCCTGTTGCGGCCCTGTCTTCGGATATCACCAGCGGCATTGTGCCCGTTACTGTGAATTTTGACGCTTCGACCTCTACCGATTCTGATGGAGTCATCGCGGCCTACAGCTGGGACTTCGGAGATGGCAATTCTGCCACCGGCGTAACCGCCAGTCATACTTATACAACTTCGGGCAATTATCTCGTCGTGCTGACCGTTACCGACGACAGCAGCGCAACCGATACCGCCAGCATCACCATTTCTGTTTTGGAGAAAACTGCGCAGTCCATCACTTTTGATCCTCTCGCAGCCAAAATCAGCAATGACGATCCGTTTACCGTAGCGGCTTCCGCTTCTTCCGGACTGCCAGTCAGCTTCAGCGTAGTTTCTGGTCCGGCTACCATAAGCGGTGATACCGTTTCCCTCACCGGCGTGGCTGGAACTGTGGTCATCCGCGCCAGCCAGGCGGGAGATGCCACTTTTGCACCCGCTGCCGATGTCGATCAGAGTTTTGTGGTTACAGAATATGTACCCCCGGTTTTTAATGTCGCTCCTGTTGCGGCCCTGTCTTCTGATATCACCAGCGGCATTGTGCCCGTTACTGTGAATTTTGACGCTTCGCCCTCTACCGATTCTGATGGAGTCATCACATCCTATATCTGGAATTTTGGCGATGGCAATTCTGCAAGCGGTGTAACCGCCAGCCATACTTATACAACTTCGGGCAATTATCATGTCGTGCTGACCGTTACCGACGACAGCAGCGCGACCGATACCGCCAGCATCGTCATTTCTGTTTTGGAGAAAACTGCGCAGTCCATCACTTTTGATCCTCTCGCAGCCAAAATCAGCAATGACGATCCGTTTACCGTAGCGGCTTCCGCTTCTTCCGGACTGCCAGTCAGCTTCAGCGTGGTTTCTGGTCCGGCTACCATAAGCGGTGATACCGTTTCCCTCACCGGCGTGGCTGGAACTGTGGTCATCCGCGCCAGCCAGGCGGGGGATGCAACTTTTGCACCCGCTGCTGATGTCGATCAGAGTTTTGTGGTTACAGAATATGTGCCCCCGGTTCCGAATGTAGCACCGACAGCTGCTTTGGCCTCAGATATTGCTGGTGGAATAGCTCCCATTACCGTTAATTTTGATGGCTCGGCTTCTTTTGATACAGACGGTGTAGTTGTCAGCTATTCATGGGACTTTGGAGATGGCAATGTTGCTACCGGCTCAACCGCCAGCCATAGCTATACCAACGCAGGCAACTATCTTGTAGTCCTTACTGTAACCGATGACAGTAGTGCAACAGATACTGATAGTATCACAATTGTAACAACCAATAAGCAAACGCAAACCATTACTTTTGCTCCATTGGCAGACAAACAAACTACAGACGGAGCATTTACAGTGAATGCGGCAGCGACTTCAGGACTTGCCGTTAGCTTTAGTGTAGTGTCAGGTCCTGCTACAATCATCGGGAATACAGTTACACTAACAGGAACTGCAGGAACCGTAACACTCCGTGCGAGCCAGGGCGGGGACGCAACTTATTTCCCTGCGGCAGATGTTGACCAGAGTTTTGATGTATTAGCACCCTCCGGTCCTACGGTAGTGATGGTTCAGATAAGTAATTCATCTGATGATGCCGAACAAAGATATTCTACAACGAAAGTAGATATCATCAGTCCTGATCTGGAATTAGGTTTTGAAGGTCCCAACGCGCAGCTGAATGGCATAAGATTCAGCGGCCTCAACATTCCTCAGGGCAGCACAATTCTCAATGCTTATGTTCAGTTCACCGTGGATGAGGTAAAGAAGGGAGCAATCAGTTTAAATATCAAAGGAGAAGCGAGCGATGATTCATCTCCCTTCCAGTCAACAAACCTCAATGTAAGTAACCGTCCAACAACTTCGGCAAATGTACCCTGGGCACCTGTAAACTGGACTGTTATAGGCGAGCAAGGCGTTGACCAAAGAACCCCCGATATCAGCACAATCGTACAGGAGATAGTCAACCGTCCAGGTTGGACTACCAGCAGTGCATTGTCCATTTTGATTGATGGCACAGGGACCCGTACGGCGGTATCCTATGATGGAGCGGTTACCAATGAAGCGCCAATTTTATATGTGGAATATCAGCCATCGAACGGAGCTTCAGCAAGAAAAGCCGCATTACAGGAAACACTTAGCCCAACGCAGGAACTGGTGCTTTACCCCAATCCATTTCAGGATGAGTTTTTCATCAAAGCTGAAATAGACGGAGTTGAATATATCAGTATATCGATTATCAATTCCCTTGGGCAGATCGTACATGAGGAAAATAACCTCTCTGTACGCAAACCGGTAAGAGTACAGCCGCACCTTACGGAAGGCATTTACTCTGTCATCATCAAAACTAGCAACGGTCAGGTAAGGAGTATTCTGAGTGTAAAAAACTAG
- a CDS encoding sulfatase-like hydrolase/transferase, whose amino-acid sequence MRNALLLVLLSIWVAHLTGQDSPRSRPNILFIITDDHSWLHTSITGSKTVKTPYIDQIAREGILFNHGYVPTPSCTPARAAILTGQEIWRLEEGASLHGPLATKFAVYPDILEKAGYHVGFTGKGWAPGEFAIAGRVRNPSGTAFNRHKTKDISSALSSIDYAANFNEFINTRQSGQPFCFWVGFFEPHRPYKTGAGRESGMNGKLMNYPSFYPDVPEIRNDMLDYLYEIQYADNQIGRILNYLKISGELDNTLIVVTGDNGMPFPRAKGTLYDYGVRVPLVLRWGNQCKGGMVVDDFVSLTDLAPTFLEAAGLPQNPDMTGKSLIKIINSGQSGRIEAERDRVFFGRERHAICRPEEDENDPGYPARAIRTAEYLYIRNYAPYRWPHGDATFQSPQGFLFGDTDAGPATSYLIQNRDRPAVKPYFDLCFGKRPAEELYDVVKDPDQIHNLAQLPEYEEIKKDLRNSLEAYQTQTKDPRMEGKNPWDYYPYYTNNPAGLVPFRKSLVDQQGGIYITHGGVLGQAASTTMDIWARTSAPGGFFVRYGLDKDNLTLGISRTTTLGENDNTGWVRLEGLQPGTCYFYQVATDNYQGTKGSFFTLPAQDTKSGLSFEFGQGFYPLPTPWIDPEIPAAVIRGMNDTVYFGIKTKGPSQSVSGWQPFEKWLREDPLNARYHRNIPTFFPSGEIISPQKTGNYSQNISNCLFLFPDPKLFRTVSDITGKVVYEGIPEKTQQAWMLKEINQSRSKYVFIASPNLLFDPSLTTQTEASADMIKDRKTLLKNLSKTKRQIIFLSEDAQKSMSLKLLPRVWEIATRSETQSPITTETPILPEVGKNQFNGLKYNVLWTSTDNSYCNTQVKPKAGPATVAFRNSVNGRLLYSFRFSD is encoded by the coding sequence ATGCGCAACGCTCTGTTACTTGTGTTGTTATCGATATGGGTAGCCCACCTGACAGGACAGGATTCGCCCAGGTCCCGACCCAATATTTTGTTTATCATCACGGATGATCATTCGTGGTTGCACACCTCTATAACGGGTTCAAAGACAGTAAAAACACCTTATATTGATCAGATTGCCAGAGAAGGCATTTTATTTAATCATGGTTATGTCCCTACTCCGTCTTGTACTCCTGCCCGGGCGGCGATACTTACCGGACAGGAAATCTGGAGACTGGAGGAAGGCGCGAGCCTTCATGGGCCGCTGGCGACAAAATTTGCCGTATATCCCGACATACTTGAAAAGGCAGGGTATCATGTGGGTTTTACCGGAAAAGGCTGGGCACCGGGAGAATTTGCGATCGCGGGAAGAGTAAGAAACCCCAGCGGAACCGCCTTTAACAGGCATAAAACGAAGGATATTTCTTCCGCTTTAAGCTCTATTGACTATGCAGCCAACTTTAATGAATTTATCAATACCCGCCAGAGTGGGCAGCCTTTCTGCTTTTGGGTAGGCTTTTTTGAGCCACATCGCCCTTATAAAACTGGTGCAGGACGGGAATCAGGTATGAATGGCAAACTCATGAATTATCCGTCATTTTATCCGGATGTGCCTGAAATCCGCAACGATATGCTCGACTACCTCTATGAGATACAATATGCAGACAACCAGATCGGGCGGATACTCAATTATCTGAAAATCAGCGGCGAACTTGACAATACACTGATTGTGGTCACGGGTGATAATGGCATGCCCTTTCCGAGAGCCAAAGGCACACTATATGATTATGGCGTACGGGTACCATTAGTATTGCGCTGGGGAAATCAGTGTAAAGGGGGTATGGTAGTGGACGATTTTGTCAGCCTTACTGATCTTGCGCCTACTTTCCTTGAAGCTGCAGGCCTACCCCAAAATCCTGATATGACAGGAAAAAGTCTGATTAAGATCATAAATTCCGGACAATCCGGACGCATTGAAGCGGAGCGGGACAGAGTTTTTTTTGGAAGAGAAAGACATGCTATTTGCCGACCGGAGGAGGATGAAAACGACCCGGGTTATCCTGCCCGTGCGATACGCACAGCTGAGTATCTTTACATACGAAACTACGCGCCTTACCGGTGGCCACATGGAGATGCGACTTTTCAATCACCGCAAGGGTTTCTCTTTGGAGACACGGATGCCGGCCCTGCCACAAGTTACCTGATTCAAAACAGAGATCGTCCGGCGGTAAAACCCTATTTTGATCTTTGTTTTGGGAAACGCCCGGCAGAAGAGCTATATGACGTCGTAAAAGATCCTGATCAAATCCATAATCTTGCACAACTACCGGAATATGAAGAAATAAAAAAAGACCTCCGAAACTCTTTGGAAGCATACCAAACCCAAACCAAAGATCCGCGAATGGAGGGGAAAAACCCCTGGGATTACTATCCTTATTATACCAATAATCCCGCCGGCCTTGTCCCCTTCCGGAAAAGCCTTGTCGATCAGCAGGGGGGTATCTATATCACCCACGGCGGCGTATTGGGACAAGCGGCAAGTACCACGATGGACATTTGGGCACGAACTTCTGCACCCGGAGGTTTTTTTGTAAGATATGGATTAGATAAAGACAACCTCACCCTCGGGATCAGCCGCACAACTACTTTGGGAGAAAACGATAATACCGGATGGGTCAGGCTCGAAGGGCTTCAACCCGGCACCTGTTATTTTTATCAGGTTGCTACCGATAATTATCAGGGTACCAAAGGTTCTTTTTTTACGCTTCCTGCGCAGGATACCAAATCTGGGCTTTCTTTTGAATTTGGCCAGGGTTTTTACCCATTGCCGACCCCATGGATTGACCCCGAAATCCCGGCAGCAGTTATTCGGGGCATGAATGATACCGTATATTTTGGTATCAAAACCAAAGGCCCCTCTCAATCTGTTTCCGGCTGGCAACCATTCGAAAAATGGCTGAGAGAAGACCCGCTCAATGCCCGCTATCATAGAAATATTCCCACATTTTTCCCTTCAGGAGAAATCATTTCTCCCCAAAAAACAGGGAATTATAGCCAAAATATCAGCAACTGCCTGTTTTTATTTCCCGACCCCAAACTATTCCGCACAGTCAGCGATATCACAGGAAAAGTTGTTTATGAAGGTATTCCGGAGAAAACACAACAAGCATGGATGTTGAAAGAAATCAATCAGTCCAGATCAAAGTACGTATTCATTGCCTCGCCAAATCTGCTGTTTGACCCCTCACTCACGACTCAAACGGAGGCTTCGGCAGATATGATCAAAGACAGAAAAACGCTTCTGAAAAATCTAAGCAAAACCAAACGCCAGATTATCTTTTTATCCGAAGACGCACAAAAAAGTATGTCACTGAAACTACTCCCCAGAGTATGGGAAATCGCTACCCGGTCAGAGACACAATCGCCCATTACCACGGAAACCCCAATTTTACCAGAAGTTGGAAAAAATCAATTTAATGGATTGAAATACAACGTGTTGTGGACAAGCACAGATAATAGCTACTGCAATACACAGGTAAAGCCTAAAGCAGGCCCGGCCACCGTTGCTTTCAGAAACAGTGTGAATGGCAGGTTGTTGTATTCCTTCAGGTTTTCAGATTAA